In Longimicrobiaceae bacterium, a genomic segment contains:
- a CDS encoding condensation domain-containing protein: AARIRAAMRVDVPVGVFFAFPTVEGLAAWIAGEGAPGEADDPSVLGPADRSRPIPLSAEQERLWFLSYVGDTESSYTVSKGLRLEGIEIDLGRLARSFSIVVERHEALRTVFPAVEGQGRQHVLPPAPFVLPSVDLRAVPARERPAETRRVAGLEAVRPFDLERGPLFRALVVRTGDTEYVLLTNLHHIVTDAWSTGILVQELMECYQALSTGREPVLPRLPVQYADYAGWQRRWLESPAADEQLRYWKRQLAGLPALDLCPDRARPARVSYRGGSLRMQLSAELSARLRALAERERVTLFMLLLAGFKVVLAHYSRQRDVVVGIDAANRRTVELERLIGFFINELVLRSDLSGDPAFTALLGRVRDVTLGAYQNQDLPFGLLVKELVGRRDLGTNPLFQVMFGLKNAPRPDVALDGLRVHPVEVASEVAVFELCLYMEETPREIFGLFTYRTDLFDAATIEAMRSDLVEVLERVSEHPGVGVEELVGNLGVRERERRAERTRIAEQAGRRMLKSVQRKAIPITSPPE; encoded by the coding sequence TCGCTGCCCGGATCCGGGCAGCGATGCGCGTGGACGTGCCGGTGGGGGTCTTCTTCGCCTTCCCCACGGTGGAAGGGCTGGCGGCGTGGATCGCCGGGGAAGGGGCCCCCGGGGAGGCCGACGACCCCTCGGTCCTCGGGCCGGCCGACCGCAGCCGGCCGATCCCGCTCTCGGCGGAGCAGGAGCGTCTCTGGTTCCTGAGCTACGTGGGAGACACGGAGTCCAGCTACACGGTGTCGAAGGGGCTCCGGCTGGAGGGGATCGAGATCGACCTCGGCCGCCTGGCGCGCAGCTTCTCCATCGTCGTGGAGCGCCACGAGGCGCTGCGCACCGTCTTCCCCGCCGTGGAGGGGCAGGGGCGCCAGCACGTCCTCCCACCCGCGCCCTTCGTGCTCCCCTCGGTGGACCTGCGGGCCGTCCCGGCGCGGGAGCGGCCGGCGGAGACCCGGCGCGTGGCGGGGCTGGAGGCCGTCCGCCCCTTCGACCTGGAGCGGGGCCCACTCTTCCGCGCGCTGGTGGTCCGCACCGGCGACACGGAGTACGTCCTGCTGACCAACCTGCACCACATCGTCACGGACGCCTGGTCCACCGGGATCCTGGTGCAGGAGCTCATGGAGTGCTACCAGGCGCTCAGCACCGGCCGCGAGCCGGTCCTTCCGCGCCTCCCGGTCCAGTACGCGGACTACGCCGGGTGGCAGCGCCGCTGGCTGGAGAGCCCGGCCGCCGACGAGCAGCTGCGGTACTGGAAGCGGCAGCTGGCCGGCCTCCCTGCCCTCGACCTGTGCCCCGACCGTGCGCGCCCGGCGCGGGTGAGCTACCGCGGAGGCAGCCTGCGCATGCAGCTCTCCGCCGAGCTCTCCGCCCGGCTGCGGGCGCTCGCGGAGCGCGAGCGGGTGACGCTCTTCATGCTCCTGCTGGCGGGGTTCAAGGTGGTGCTGGCGCACTACAGCCGGCAGCGCGACGTGGTGGTGGGGATCGATGCGGCGAACCGCCGGACCGTGGAGCTGGAGCGCCTGATCGGCTTCTTCATCAACGAGCTGGTGCTCCGCAGCGACCTCTCCGGGGACCCCGCGTTCACGGCCCTCCTGGGGCGCGTGCGCGACGTCACGCTCGGGGCCTACCAGAACCAGGACCTCCCCTTCGGGCTGCTGGTGAAGGAGCTGGTCGGAAGGCGCGACCTGGGCACCAACCCGCTCTTCCAGGTGATGTTCGGCCTCAAGAACGCCCCCCGGCCCGACGTGGCGCTGGACGGGCTGCGCGTGCATCCGGTCGAGGTGGCCTCGGAGGTCGCGGTGTTCGAGCTGTGCCTCTACATGGAGGAGACCCCGCGGGAGATCTTCGGGCTCTTCACGTACCGGACCGACCTGTTCGACGCCGCCACCATCGAAGCGATGCGGAGCGACCTCGTGGAGGTGCTGGAGCGGGTGAGCGAGCACCCCGGCGTGGGCGTGGAGGAGCTGGTGGGGAACCTGGGCGTGAGAGAGCGCGAGCGGCGCGCGGAGCGGACCCGGATCGCCGAGCAGGCCGGGCGGAGGATGTTGAAGAGCGTGCAGAGGAAAGCGATCCCGATCACCTCGCCACCTGAATGA
- a CDS encoding TauD/TfdA family dioxygenase, whose amino-acid sequence MSTTDQSRTGAPAFRAGPRRTIGGAQESLIREDLLRPGQELPLVIRPAVAGLDPLAWASGNRELIEGRLRKHGAILFRGFPIPTVETFHAFVEAAVGELMEYRERSSPRHEEGERVYTSTDYPADQRIFLHNEHSYARRFPLKLFFFCLTPAEEGGQTPIADTRRIFQRVDPAIRDRFAEKGWRYVRNFGDGFGLPWQTVFQTSDPREVEEYCARNGIECEWKPGNRLRTWQTRPAIAVHPRTGEETWFNHATFFHVTTLPREMREALLADFAEGDLPNNTYYGDGSPIEPETMEALRAAYQAETVMFDWEAGDVLLVDNMLASHARESFRGPRRVLVAMADPYERTDL is encoded by the coding sequence ATGAGCACGACCGACCAGAGCAGGACCGGCGCCCCGGCGTTCCGCGCGGGACCCCGCAGGACGATCGGAGGGGCGCAGGAGAGCCTCATCCGGGAGGACCTGCTCCGTCCCGGGCAGGAGCTCCCCCTGGTGATCCGGCCCGCGGTGGCCGGCCTGGACCCGCTCGCCTGGGCGAGCGGGAACCGGGAGCTGATCGAGGGGCGCCTCCGCAAGCACGGCGCGATCCTCTTCCGGGGCTTCCCCATCCCGACGGTGGAGACGTTCCACGCCTTCGTGGAGGCCGCCGTCGGAGAGCTGATGGAGTACAGGGAGCGCTCCTCGCCGCGGCACGAGGAGGGGGAGCGGGTCTACACCTCTACCGACTACCCGGCGGACCAGCGGATCTTCCTGCACAACGAGCACTCGTACGCCCGGCGCTTCCCGCTCAAGCTCTTCTTCTTCTGCCTCACCCCGGCGGAGGAGGGGGGGCAGACCCCCATCGCGGACACCCGCAGGATCTTCCAGCGCGTCGATCCGGCCATCCGGGACCGCTTCGCGGAGAAGGGCTGGAGGTACGTCCGCAACTTCGGCGACGGCTTCGGGCTCCCCTGGCAGACCGTCTTCCAGACCTCCGACCCGCGGGAGGTGGAGGAGTACTGCGCCCGGAACGGGATCGAGTGCGAGTGGAAGCCCGGGAACCGGCTCCGCACCTGGCAGACGCGCCCCGCCATCGCGGTGCATCCGCGCACCGGGGAGGAGACCTGGTTCAACCACGCCACCTTCTTCCACGTCACGACCCTCCCGCGGGAGATGCGCGAGGCGCTCCTGGCCGACTTCGCGGAGGGCGACCTCCCGAACAACACCTACTACGGGGACGGGTCGCCCATCGAGCCCGAGACCATGGAGGCGCTCCGGGCCGCCTACCAGGCGGAGACGGTGATGTTCGACTGGGAGGCGGGCGACGTCCTCCTCGTCGACAACATGCTGGCCTCCCACGCGCGGGAGTCGTTCCGCGGCCCCCGCCGGGTGCTGGTGGCCATGGCCGATCCCTACGAGCGCACGGACCTGTAG